The Chaetodon auriga isolate fChaAug3 chromosome 22, fChaAug3.hap1, whole genome shotgun sequence genome contains a region encoding:
- the LOC143315056 gene encoding uncharacterized protein LOC143315056 yields the protein MVKLAEELWNTLQELREDEFKNFKWFLKQDDILEGSSGIAAAQLEKAERRDTVDLMVQKYQGPGALQVALKVLEKISRNDLVQRLESSGPKDLKNHDTVPLKGNYERQKAELGAKIKLMIQERQMKIREVKRSSTLSSRSADRHIANSQRVFTVLLQSVERILANLIEDINEKRKTTQKKADEFIQELEQEICELEKRSNELTHTDDYLNFLESFSSLNAMLTTKNWTEVTIPSYGGSLGTAVNHLEESLSTEKKTLIAKAKLIRVREFAKDVTLDPDTANPFLILSDDGKQVHCGDVKQNLPDNPERFNTASNVLGKQSFSSGRFYYEVQVTGKTSWDLGVVKESIDRKGRIDPSPENGYWTICLRTGNKYKASAGNLSVKHQPQKVGVFVDYEKGSVSFYDADSADLIHCLPDCSFTDKLYPFFSPGCHRDATNSTRLIISPVSYND from the exons ATGGTGAAACTCGCAGAGGAGCTCTGGAACACTCTGCAGGAATTAAGAGAAGACGAGTTTAAGAATTTCAAGTGGTTCTTGAAGCAGGATGACATCCTGGAAGGTTCTTCAGGCATcgcagcagctcagctggagAAGGCAGAAAGGCGGGACACAGTGGATCTGATGGTCCAGAAATATCAGGGTCCTGGAGCTCTGCAGGTAGCCTTGAAGGTTTTGGAAAAGATCAGCCGGAATGATCTGGTGCAGCGTTTGGAAAGCTCAGGACCAAAAG ACCTGAAGAACCACGACACCGTTCCTCTCAAAGGCAATTATGAAAGACAGAAGGCCGAGCTGGGGGCTAAAATCAAGCTGATGATCcaggagagacagatgaagatcAGGGAAGTCAAACGCTCATCAACGCTCAGCAGCAgatctgcagacagacacatcgCCAACAGTCAGCGGGTCTTCACAGTTTTGCTGCAGTCTGTCGAGAGAATTCTCGCCAATCTCATCGAAGATATTAACGAAAAGCGgaagacaacacagaaaaaggCAGATGAATTCATCCaagagctggagcaggaaatCTGTGAACTGGAAAAGAGAAGCAacgagctcacacacactgacgacTACCTCAACTTCCTCGAGAGCTTCTCCTCCCTGAATGCTATGCTAACCACCAAGAACTGGACAGAAGTCACCATTCCATCTTATGGTGGGAGTCTGGGGACCGCTGTGAATCATCTGGAGGAAAGCCtcagcacagagaagaagacgCTGATCGCGAAGGCCAAGCTGATCAGGGTCCGGGAGTTTGCAAAGGATGTGACTCTGGATCCGGATACAGCAAATCCCTTCCTCATTTTGTCTGACGACGGGAAACAAGTTCACTGTGGTGACGTAAAACAAAACCTCCCGGACAACCCCGAAAGATTTAATACCGCTAGCAATGTCTTGGGAAAGCAGAGTTTTTCTTCAGGAAGATTTTACTACGAGGTTCAGGTTACAGGGAAGACGTCCTGGGATTTAGGTGTCGTCAAAGAGTCGATTGATAGAAAAGGACGGATCGATCCGAGCCCTGAGAACGGATACTGGACGATATGTTTAAGGACAGGAAATAAGTACAAAGCATCTGCTGGGAATCTGAGTGTAAAACATCAGCCGCAGAAGGTGGGCGTGTTTGTGGATTATGAGAAGGGTTCGGTCTCCTTTTATGATGCAGACTCAGCAGATCTTATCCACTGCTTACCTGACTGTTCCTTCACTGACAAACTTTACCCATTCTTCAGTCCCGGCTGTCATCGTGATGCTACAAACTCCACCCGTCTGATCATCTCTCCTGTCAGTTACAACGATTAG
- the LOC143315260 gene encoding F-box only protein 15-like — MAAGRGEFFRSFLEGLEKKPAQPALRERQLGRGRVSPGKIQTRAPPSAVSGNEHSCPEPRSQRKDFLKIKNSPSQQTFLERLPSEILIKILSFLDASSLFCISHVSKLFHKLANDDVIWHEIYMSEFGSQTWKPKLADDAALSVNQVAVEDRSTGLWKKLYLRTMAGQHMSKWIRELRDISPYTGLPRHTEWVLRNMNVSWELTVCNCRGEENTLEQSRVFYFESSMIVRWSAGRFPKYHQIGNIQLYGVRKYPNVSKPGWRSLILKLDVKSHPGRFIGKDRLIKLMHLAPGFIVGIWRGQQNVAFIMVSLHFHKLVEKSLLGSPVSPYSEPVDLPPVDNSDPRFGLQGYTLHFVLHNTSTKIMSGHFRQLSCHRVHFQRGQMELRVINRTNLSQHRLLSGNITLPWQSETLEGSVENCCILTLTLLDEFQKPFWCLSSPTYTQKRKNALSFDYSGECFLMEYHNLEGKVQMILVWLKEQKQFLLISLTVYVPVFKVNKHFSRECWS; from the exons ATGGCTGCCGGGCGAGGGGAGTTTTTTCGGAGTTTCTTGGAGGGACTGGAGAAGAAACCCGCTCAGCCGGCTTTGAGAGAACGACAGCTGGGTCGTGGTAGAGTTTCGCCGGGTAAAATACAGACAAGGGCACCTCCGAGCGCGGTCAGCGGGAATGAGCACAG CTGCCCAGAGCCAAGAAGTCAAAGGAAAgattttctcaaaataaaaaattctcCATCCCAGCAAACCTTTCTGGAGAG GCTGCCGTCCGAGATCCTGATCAAGATTTTGTCGTTCCTGGACGCCTCCTCGCTGTTCTGCATCAGCCACGTCAGCAAACTCTTCCACAAGCTTGCCAACGATGA TGTCATATGGCATGAGATTTACATGTCGGAGTTTGGGAGCCAGACGTGGAAGCCGAAGTTGGCGGATGATGCGGCGCTGAGCGTTAACCAGGTGGCGGTGGAGGATCGGTCGACGGGCCTCTGGAAGAAGCTGTACCTCAGGACTATGGCTGGACAGCACATGAGCAAGTGGATAAGAGAGCTGAGAGACATCAGCCCATACACTGGACTGCCCAGACACACAGAGTGGGTCCTCAG GAACATGAATGTGAGCTGGGAGCTGACGGTGTGTAACTGCCGGGGAGAGGAGAACACGCTGGAGCAGAGCCGAGTCTTCTACTTCGAGTCCTCCATGATCGTCCGCTGGAGTGCAGGCAGGTTCCCCAAATACCATCAAATCGGCAACATCCAGCTGTACGGAGTCCGGAAGTACCCCAACGTCAGCAA gCCTGGCTGGCGCTCTCTGATTTTAAAGCTGGACGTGAAGAGTCATCCTGGTCGCTTCATCGGCAAAGACAGACTGATCAAACTCATGCATCTGGCGCCTGGCTTCATCGTCGGCATCTGGAGG ggtcAGCAAAATGTTGCCTTCATCATGGTCAGCCTGCACTTTCACAAGCTGGTGGAGAAGAGTCTTCTGGGATCTCCCGTCAG CCCGTACTCTGAGCCCGTGGACCTTCCACCTGTGGATAACTCGGACCCTCGGTTCGGTCTGCAAGGCTACACTCTGCACTTTGTCCTGCACAACACCAGCACCAAGATCATGTCGGGACACTTCCGCCAGCTCTCCTGTCACAGAG TTCACTTCCAGCGTGGACAGATGGAGCTGAGAGTCATCAACAGGACCAACTTGTCCCAACACAGGTTGCTGTCAGGAAACATCACGCTGCCCTGGCAGAGCGAGACGCTGGAGGGCTCAGTGGAG AACTGCTGCATCTTAACGCTGACTCTGCTGGACGAGTTCCAGAAACCCTTCTGGTGTCTCAGCTCACCTACTTACACCCAAAAGAGGAAGAATGCTCTGTCCTTCGACTACAGTGGCGAGTGCTTTCTGATGGAGTACCACAACCTGGAGGGGAAGGTGCAGATGATCCTGGTCTGGTTGAAGGAGCAGAAGCAGTTTCTCCTCATCAGTCTCACCGTCTATGttcctgttttcaaagtcaacAAGCATTTCAGCAGAGAGTGCTGGAGctga